One Xiphophorus maculatus strain JP 163 A chromosome 15, X_maculatus-5.0-male, whole genome shotgun sequence genomic window, GTCAGTTTGGTTCATAAATCTGAAGGGAGCATATTTACCCAGCTGTGAGCCCCAGAAAAAGATTTACACAAGTCAGGAATGAGGACAGGAGCAGTAAGAGgaatattaaaagaaatgtttatatcaAACTACAAGCCTACAATCATGGCTCCTAAACAGCCTGGAAATCTATGGAGGTCTAATGTTTTTCCAGGTCTTGTACTTCCAAATTGTATTCTCAATCCAGTTGTCTAAGTTTTGTACACATCCATCATCTGTTGGTTCATCAATCCATTGTAAATCCGGATCATCCATTCATCAATCAATCTATACATCATCCAAACATTCATCTGTGAgccattatccatccatccatccatccatccatccatccatccatccatccatccatccatccatccatccatccatccatccatccatccatccatcttttagTCCAACATTTGACCATCCATGTTACATATTTAATTCCTGAGCACAGAAGATTATTGCCAAAGTAATTCTTTGTATTTATACAgcaatctaaatataaaaaagtgtaGAGTACTGAAATTTGACATGAGAACTATGAAGTAACCCTCCTTATAAGGAATAAGGAACAAAATCCCAATGCCCTGCAACGAGAAATAAACGATGTAAAAGTAAACACAGGGCTCTAAAATTTTAtagtttataaaacaattaGTCAGACTTAGTCAGACATCgtaaaagaaatcatttaagCTCTACAAACATCAAACAGATTTGTTGCCAGACAAAAACACACCCTCAGTTTGAGTTCAGATTAACAGCCAGTTCTGTTTAATAATAAACTCTTTGGTTACCCACATGAAAACTAAAAGAGCTGGACAATAAAATAAGATCttttaatatacatttacaGGTTTATATTTAACTCCCAAACACAACTCATAACTAAAACGATCTTTAAAACATAATTCAAagtcacaaacagaaacagatctATGCACAGTGCAAAGTCTACAAACTAAAAGTCAAGATTTTTTTCATCCAGTCTTGGTATCGTCCGCACTGATCCCATCTCTGGGTGGCAGCACTGAGCCCCTCTGCACGTCCTGTGGACCACTGAACACATTAACGGCTGAGCTGTGAGGAGAAAGTAAAAAGCTGGTGTTTCTACAGTTGAAGGTGTACCGTCAGGCTTTCTGTCTGCTGTACCTGGTCCTCCAGTTTGACTTTGTAAACGGTGCTGCTTTCAGTCACTTTCTAAAGCCAGGcagcaaaacacagaaactgagTTTTCAGAAGCTGAGCAAAAACCACATCTTTACTTTCCAGCTGCCACAGCTGCAAAGTTAAATGTTTACAACTCTGATTCCTTCACCTTAGCTTGCCCTCAAATGCTTGTTCTTTAATTAAACTAGAGggataattaaaacatttaaataaaagacacCAGATGTTAAAGAAGGACTTCTTTTAACAGGAGGTGAATCACTACAAGATTGAATGAAATCATACTAGCAGAGCCATTTTTCCACTTCAGACAGGTTTGCGTGGTTCATGATCAGGTGACCACTGGCATCAGATCCCTCCGTCAGAGGCAGCACAAAGGGGGCTGGAGCTCGGGGAGGGCCCTCTTTGGACCCCCTTCTAGGTTATGTTCCACATGAGCTCAGCTTATCAAGTGCCATTGGAGTCTGTGAGCACGGGGAGAGTCCGGACCGCTGGGTCGGACAGATCTTCAGCAGTTTCTCCATTCTCGCTCTCAGCCAGCTCTCCTTCGCGCTCGCAGATCACGGTCATGGGGCTGCTGAGGATTCTGTTCCGGGCGTTGTATTTACTGCTGGCGGCAGACGGCGGCGTGCGAGAGCGTCCGAACTTTGAGATGCCCATCGAGTAGGGCGAGGATGTAGGCGACGACAGACCCTCGTAGCGGCCCCACTCCAGTTCGGATGCCCTCTTACCTCGGCTGGGAGAGTTGGAGGGGCTGTTTGGGGTAATCGGCGAGGTGGGCGAACCCAGAGCGGGGTCTAATGAGCCATCCGAGCGTGTTCGCTGGAAGCGAGGGTCAGTGGAGCGAAGCATCTCGGCGGCAGACATCCTGAAACTGGTCTCGGAGCGGCTTCCCTTCTTGAGGAGGAGGGCCTTGAAGGAATCGCTGCTGGTGGAGGTCTTGCGGAGGTTGCGCTGGATAGAGCCCGCCTGGCGGGGCAGCGGTGACACCGTCCCCGGAGACAGGCTGGTGGGGGTCGACGGTGGAGACTGGGGCTGGCTCCCAGTTAGGGATTTGTCTTCTTCAGACTCCCTACGTCCCAGAACTTTCCGCTTGGACCTGTGGACACAAAGACGACTTTAACAGTGAGTTCAAGGGTTAAATTAACCACAACAAGTACAATAATCTAAGTACAacacatgtaaaaatatataaaaagtggGGGGATTTCACGTATCGCACAATGTCTGTCATTCAATTTCTTCTGACAGAGCTGTTTGCTACCCTGCATACACCGGCCACTACAACAAATTTTGCTgtacaacaaatattgttttgagaccattttcaagaaaaGTTTTGATAGTGGCATAATAATCAAGTTTGCCTCTCAAACATAATAAACGTCCTTTTTGTACTGAACAATCGAGTCAATTTACGGctttcaagaaataaaatggaaataattatgTGTAAAACAATGCAGAAACTCTGTAGAGCACCATTTGTACCTTCTCATCTCTCTGCTATATTTTCATGctttgttcttccattttattagtaaaatttAAATAGACAAATATTTGCTGCTTCGCCTAAAGATTAAGTCAATGTAAACTAGAATAagttaaaatgaatatatttattttaatttagcaaGTTTCAGATGAAATAATCTAGAAATTGatataattaaactaattttgaTGAGGAgagatatttttataaaactggTTTAAGCGCTTTACACAATTCTTACTTAGAAATAATGATTAATCTACCCAAAGcggttttgttggtttgttttaccAGGCAAGAGTAAGTTGTTAGGTTTTGgtagcaacatttaaaaaatgccaaTTTTAAGCTACCTTAAACACTTTACTCAAAATTTaagcacttttaaaacaaagaaaaggataTCAAGCACCAGAAGGGATCTCCAGAACCTTTTAACAGAGTTACAGGATATTTGTCTGTTGTGCACCACTAAATAGTGTACAGAGTAAAATGTCCATTTAGACCAAAGTGATTAAAATCAGAACACtagagtaaatgttttatttaaaagagtCTGATGCCCCAGTATGCCTAGTAGCGCTCCTGTGAGAATGTAATTAAATGCATTGAAAATGCAGAAGGGGAACCTGATGCTCAAGGTAACGATATGTGAAGGACATATGTAGAATCTGTAATCCTCTAGTCTTCACCGAAAAAAATCCTCCATTTAggaacaggagaaaaaaaaataaagctctcACTGAAGGTCAAAAGAGGGAGGACTGAAAACATGATCGATTATTGGAGAATCTCtcttcaaaatgcatttttggcCTAAATTCGATCTCATCCCTGCAGCCTCCCTCTGCAAGTTGCTGTTGTCACTTGAGCATTGCATAAGATAGGGAACCTGGATCCAGTGGACCGTGATAACGGCATACTGAACAGCATCAACAGTTCTAGAGGTGAACACATGTGCAATATGAGACCGAGCTCCGAGCACGCCATCGATCTCTTCCTCCTGGCCGGTTTGgagtgttttatttcagataagTTTTCTGCTTGGGCTCTGAAGACTTTTCACACAGGATGTTCATcagtaactaaaaaaaaaaaaacctacagaaACCAGATGTGAAAGCTAAAAATAACTTGGTGTCTCCCAGCTTCAATTGCTTGGTCAGAGTTTAAACTCGGCAAATTTTTCCTTTACTGTCTCCAATCAGCGACCGCAttgaaaaatctggatttttttttcctttgatgaTCAAAGGCATTAAATTGTAATCTTTTATGGGTTTAATAAAACTCAGATAGAGGTTAGCGACATAAAAATGGGGATAAAATTCATgaattcttaattttatttttttttttactcaacacTATTACCTCTACTAAGCAACCTGCTACACAAATTTTTATCATCCTAAGAAAGAGAAACAGTCACTGAACGTATGTTGCTCCGAAAtatccaatttattttaaatttctgccCATTTTGCTGCTAAAAATCTCCAATTGTgatcattaacaaaaaaaaatctgtaaatgtcTAGCACTTCCAGAAATCCTAATGTGAAATTATTCTTTACGCTCCGTCCCCCCCGAGGTGTTGTGGAGGAGGAGTGTGCCGAACAAATACAAACAACTCGCCTGCGAGCTGCATGCAGTCTTCATCTTTAATTAGGCTGCACAACACCATACTTGTACACGTGACGCAACGGGTGCCATAAATGCACCGAAAACCCCTCTTCTGAGCGGAGATAAAATCCTGTGAAAATGAAACGCTGTGAAGCTCAGGGAGAAGTCCGACTGCCGCTGCCGTCGCACGTGACCGTGGAGCACAAACTGGCGGGCTGCATGGGATATTTATGCGGAGCAAGGCAGAGCAACGTATGCAGAATGTGTCACAGAGAGCAGAAACGTGAAGACTGAAGATGGGAAAGTCTCCAGTGGCCCCTAACCTAGATTAGGACTTAAGGGTGTTcaatagttaataataaatgaagaaactgtctttttttccctcctctcctgTTGAGAATGAGCAATGATAATGTGACTAAATGAACACAGATGCCTTCATGAACATTTAATGACTCATTTTGGCTCCTGAAACATCGCGTTTCGTCATTAAACTGTCCAGAAAAGGCTTGCTTCAATACTGGACAGTGCTGGATTGGTAAAGTTATGTCAGAGAGGTGAAGAAGTGGAGGTAGAGGAAAAGAAATCAAGTCCTGAACGGTGATGGAGAGGAAGGAGCTTATCAGTTTGTGAGGATGAGAGAATTGGATGTTGATAGAGGATTCGGAAGCAGGAGCGATAAATAAGAGGCGGCTCAGGAgaacaaattacatttctgaAGTTGGACCCTGAGATTAGGGGAGTTGTGATGAGTTCCTACCTGTGAATCACAGCAAAGAGGTCCTCTGTGGTTCTGGGTCGGGTAGCAGTGGGAGTAGGGGTCACCATGTTCTTCTCAGACGCCCCGTTCGCTGACGGGGGCGGAGACGATTCAGCCGTGCTGGGTTCAAAAACCTCAcctgagggggggaaaaaaggcaacTTATTTACAtcttcacacaaaaaaacaagtcaaaaaaaacccactcaTGTCTCCATCTTGTCGCTTTAACCTGGTGATATCCAAAGAGGTGGAATCCCTGACTGTCCTCTTACATTCTCCTCCACTCCATATGTCGCCTTCTCATCCTTCCCTCGCTCAGGTCTGAGCATCAACTGCCTGCAGTCACAGTTTACACTCGCCCCGTCCTCCCCTTCATCCTCTCTACAGGATCAGTTCCCCTCCCTTCACTCCACCATGTAGCCCCTCCCCCCGCCGATCTCCCTCCAACCACAAAACAGCGTCTCCCCTGGGACACGTGCCCCCATCCTTACCTCATACGAAGAGagtgagagagggagagagaggggaggAGGGGTGGACCGGGCCAGAAAGGACTGATTTACAGAGATGGAGTATGGAAGAACAGcccccaaaaaaaagaaagagaaaatgaataTTTGGACTTAGAGTGGTTTCCCTTTTGCAGATTCAAATATCAAATTCTTAGTCTATTTTTAGCCTATTCTTTAagttttaaacataaaagaatTAAAGGAAGACAGAAGGCTCAAAAACAGTAGGatggatgaagaggaggacatatgtataaataaatggCCTGGCAGATGGGTTAAAGATTAGATAGTTGGATTGATGGGTTGAAGGATGGAGGGAAAGCTAAGTGCAACTTTTAGACAATGAGTTTGGAAATAAAGTCTGGAAACACAATTATATTTCCAGCTCTCTTTTTTCACACTTCAGATCTGAAAGGAAAATCCACACTTTTCCAGCCTTTGTTGGAACTTCCCAGAGAGAGTGTGGTGGGATGGGTGGAAAAAAGGAAGTGTGTATAAAGAAGAAAGTCTGATTTTATGCAGCAGCACTGCTGGCCCAGTGATAAGCCACAACATTCAGTTTTcataaccagaaaaaaaaatctaatttcaacTCTAACAGCAGCCAATAGCTCAACTTCTAACCATAGAAGATTATCAAATAAAGCTTAAGTGTTGAAGTTTCTGGCATGAGAGTCTATCCTgttaaaaatgaatacaaaattgAATTCAGACCCACCTATATCATCATCCTTGGAGCTGATTGACCCAGTGGTGCTACTCATtccatcttcttcctcttcttcttcatgaACCTCTCCGTTTGCAAGTTCAAGATCATCACTTCTATCTTCATTTGTACAGTAGGAGTCATCCTGGTCTGGTGATGTCTCACCTCTCCCTGACAGCTCAAAGCTTTCTTGAGTATCCTCTTCCTGTTCCTCGCTTTGCTCTATCACCTCCTCCTCTATCTGCCTGTGTGGTGCATCCACTTGGTCATCTGCTTGGGTTAGAGGAGTTGCATGCAGAAGCTGTGGCTGGACATGTTCGCCTGTGCTAAACGGTAATATCAGAGAAACTTTGGGTTTCTTGGCGACGGCTgggggcttttgtttgatgggGGAGCTACGTTCCTGGTTTTCTTCACCGTTTAACATACGGTAACTCTGCTCATCAGTTTCCCCATTGATGGGAGCGCCATCTGGTGTTTCATCTGTGAAACTGCAGTCCAGTGACAGCTCTTCCAGGAGCTGCGACACAGGTGACGGCGGGGCCTTGAGCGAATCCTGTTCGGATGAGCCAGTCAATGAGGTCAGTACAGTGGGATGGCCTTGAGAGTAAGACAACTCCTGGTCCTGATGTTTCAGACCCAAAATGGTTTCTAGATTTGTTTCGATGTTGTCTGATTTACTGTTGATTTCATTCTCTGGTCGTCTAACTGAGCGGAGCTGAACACTCTGCAGCGCAAACGGGGTGATCAAGGGCTTGGGTGAGTCTGAGGGGCTATTGGAAAGATCTGCCATAGGAGGATATTTTGCTGTCTTCTTAGGAGGAGAGGTACACACTGAAGCAAAAGTAGGaagtggaggaggtggagggggcCCTATGGCAGGGAGAGGCGGGGGAGGGGGTGGACTGAGGCTCCCATTGAAAGATGAGCTGGTATGGATTAGCATGTCTGGGGACGGTGGAGGAGGAAATTCTGGGGAAGTGGAGTGAGCAGGGAAAGAAGTATCCTGCGGAGGTGGAGGAGTAGAACTTGGAGGGGGAGGGAAGGGTGGAGGTGCATTGAGAGGGGTGGTGGGAGCTGAGGAGGAGAACAGCAGTGGTGGAAGTGGTGGAAGGGGACCAGAGCACTTCAGACTGTCTGAGGTATTGGAGGACAGCGAAGTAGAGGAGGATGAGACAGAAACCGAGGAGAGTAGAGACGACTTTCTCTCCGGGACTTTCGGTCTAGGTTTTCCACCCGACGGAGACATGGACCTGACGAATGCGGGTACCGGTGTTCCAGCTGTGGGGGTGTTGGACTGACTGGAATAGCCGCTGGATGGGGAGGTGAGTCTGTGCACCCGGTCCGGTGAGGAGTTGGAGGGTTTGCTCTTTGCAGACACCTCTACTTCCTGAGATGGAGCCCCCTGGGTCTGACCTGCTTTCCGAAACTTTCCTGGATGACTCCCAGCTGTGACCCTATCTGCAGCATGGCCAGGAGGTGTCTGGACCCTCTGGTCAACTTGGCTACGTGGGTAGTCTGAGTAGTATCCCCAGGACTCGGCATAGTCAGAACGCAAGCTGCTGGTGTCACTGGGGGTGGGCGTGACGTGGCAGAGAGAGTACACGCTTGGCATGCCAGCACCGTTGGCACTAGCTGCTAGCGAGGCTGCAGAGCTACCTGCACTGATGCTGCTCTGACTGCGTGACCGCATCACCCAAGGGTCATCATAGTCACTGCTTGGACTGTGCGATGGTGAGGAGGGCGAAGCACCCTTTCCCTTTCCTTCTCTCAGTCCCATCTGTAAGCTTTGCTGCAAGCTAGCAATCAAAGTCTCACTGAGCATACTGCCATTCGGAATATTAGCACCGCTAATGGCGGCAACGCCTCCTAGGGGTTTCTTTGTTGCAGGCTTGCGTCTCAGAGAGTCTGTGCGAGTTGGGGGAGGCGGGGGTTTCCTGGACTTGCGGAGGGAGATGCTGCGGGAGAGGGAGCGGTCACTGTAGAGGCTCCCAGAGTCTTCCTCACCGACCATCTCGCGACACTCATACATGCTGTGTCTGGAGGCTCGTCCAGCTGTGGCACCATGCCCGCTACCGTGACTTCGGGAGCGTAGACCCGAATCCAGGTGCATAGAGGTGTAGTACCCATCGTTATCCTGAGAGTAGAGTGAACTTGAGTCGGTGGTGGTCCTGGAGGAGTGTTCCAAGCTGCTGTAGAGCTGGTTGATTGGGGTTGAGCAGCTGGAGGTCAGGGTGCGGTGTGGGGTCATCACATTTTCAGGCGTGTCATAGATCCAATTCTCTTCTGGTAGGAAGGACGGCGGAGTGGGGGCCAGGGTGCTGTGGCTGTGGATGCTGCTGTCTGAGTGACCCGACTCACTAGCTGGCCTGGTAGGTGTGAGACAAATGTCCTGAGGTGTGTGCATCCGGGTGGAAGTGGTCAAGGATGGGCTGTGGCTAAAAGCGGTTGGACTGGACATCAGGTGGTCGGTGTTGGTAGAGGAAGCCTGGCTGAGTGCTCGAGACATGGGGTAAGCTGAAACTGACTGACTGGAGGACTTGAGGCTAATCACTTCAGTCGAGCTAGACAGTGTGGCATTGGGGATGTAGGAAGTGGAATAAGCAGCATGAGGTGAGACGACGCACGCCGTGCTGCCTCCCCACTCAGCAGGGTGCGTCCCTCTCACTTCTTGAGACTTGGGCCTGGGTAAAGAGTTCATCCTCGGAGTATTCCTCATGTGCACTACCGTGTCGTCAACCTGTAGCTTCCCAATCTGCCTCTGAGGCTGGTCCTCTGCCTTTTTGGGCGTGCTGCTATAGATAGGATCAGCACTGAGAGACACTCTAGCACCTTGTCGAGGGAGGCTGTGAAAACGGGAGGGGTCTCCGTTAAACAGATGGGGCATCATTACGACCCCCGAGCTGTCGCTGCTGGAGATGGAGATGCTTCCCGTGGAAGAGGAAGCAGATATACCGGCCATCTGAGCGGCAATCCCCTGTCCTCTCTGCGCCCGGATTCTCCTCATAGACGGGGGGACAATCTTCACTTCCTCCGTCTGGCAGCTCGAGTCTCTGGTCTCTGAATGTCGGAGAGTTGAGTTGACGCTCCCCACTCGGCCCAAAGTGGAGTACTGTCCTGGGATGAACATGGACTGTGGCCGAAGTTCTCCGCCTCGCCCTTTAGCtgctgtgggggaaaaaaaagaaacatgtgaTGGTGAAAAATCTTTTCTCTGGTTCAACGGAGTCTTCTTCTCATCGGACCGGACTTTCAGATGAACTGGTCACAAAAAGAGATTACTaatttgatttaccgtaaccgTGTCGCATGCGTTAATAGAATCTGGTCTTTGTCATTAATGAGGAAATGATGATAGGAGACACTCTCCACTGCACTTCCTCTCTGAATCTTATTGTAGCTCAGCCTAATAGATTACTGACCACTTCACCCGCATTAACATTTACACACAAGACACGAGCGTGCATGTGCATTGCAAACATGCTCATTCAAGATCAGAAACCCAAGAACATGCACCGAAAGAAGATACACGTACTAACCATACTGGCTTGTGCACAGTCTGAGGAGTGAATGTACAGAGAGAGGATGTCTAATCTCATTTATGATGGTTCTCCTGTTGATGTTTGTGTTCGCGCACTCACTCCTGCATActttcctttctctctcctccttctGTCTCCACACCACGCATACACCCTCTCCCTTCCTCTGCTAAAAGCCGGACTGACAGCTtggctgctgcttctgctgcaaTAGATAGATTAAGCTACATCTCTACTTTGCAGGCAGCTCCAGTACTAAAGGAGGGAGGGGACAAAGCAGCGGGACAATTTCCCCGGAGTGAGCTCTGCCGACACTCAGACGCTGTAGTCAAAGGGGGTACTAACCAGACTTTAAAGCTCCATTCCAATCTATCCTGATTGATCTCAGTgaccaaagaaagaaaagggacATGAAATGCTGCAACCATGTGACAATTGAGGGAAATGTAAACATTAGTCATGCTGCACTGTCAGAGCACTGTGTCAGCTCAAAGAGGTTATTGTCGCTTAACACCCAGAAGAGTAACTAAGGTTAGAGAAGCACATAACCTTTTATAGGAATGGTTCAGATCTTGGAGAgtaatttattctgaagcacaatttccagaaacaaaacacCTAATGTCGCTAGACTAAGAAAAAACTCTATGAAAGCACAATTATAACCACAAAAAGACTTGAAGCCTCTATAACTGGTTGTTGGCTGCGAGCTCAGTTTAACTGGGTGGAGGAGAGCAGAACTCCAACAATGAAATATGAGCTGCTGCAAGGCTTTTGTCAATTACCAGTAACTTAAAATTCATAcacattgaactttttcacattttgtcattacACCCATGAATCTCAATGAAatataatgggattttatgtgacaggccaacacaaagtCGTGACCAATCTTAAAGGGGAAAGAAATTCCAAAACTTTTTCCttggataaaatgttttacaaggaaaaatctgaaaagtgtggtctACATTTGCTTTCACTCccttctaaataaaatttaatgcaACCAATGACCTTTGGAAGTCACCTAATTAATAAATAgagtatgttttatttaatctcagtataaattcaGAGGTTCTGTGAAGAgctcagtgtttttcaaagtggggGATGCGGGTCCCCTGGCAGGTGCCTCACAAATTTGGAGgggaaatgagagaaaaaagcaaaaattaaaaaaaaggtttttaatcaCAAATTTTTAATTATGCTTTTTATTATACAACGTAAACTGACGTTGTATAAAAGGAGCTTTAATCAGAGATGCAGCCATAAGATCCATGGCAgctctggagaagctgcagagatccagaaCTCTGGTGGGAAAATCTGAATGGCTCAAACCAAGTCATGGATATATCACAtggcaaacatgtggaagagaCTAAAGGTTTAAAACCTAAGTGCAAAATGCTTTctgtggcaaaaaaaatcaagctgaaCATACCATTCCCAGGGTGAAGCATGGAAGTGGAAGTGTCATGCTATGACTTGCTTTTCTTCCACAGGACAAGGAAGCATGTCAGAGTTAATTTGAAGATAATTAAAGGATATCAGGAAACCTGTTGGAGACTGCAGCTGACTATGGGTCAGTTCAGTACAAATCCACAccaatattgttttcttttcataaattaAGCACTACTTTATGTCTGTCCTTcacataaatgtatataaaatatattaaaatgttggttgtaacatgacaacatttgaaataattcaattcaaggGGTAGGAAGACTATAGCAAGACATAATGTTTctctttatataaaaaagaaaagataaccCACCAGgcatagataaaaaaaaaaagagagagaaagcttTCAATGGTTGTGACAGAGTGCAGGATGCTCATGCAGAGAGTTAGCACAGAGGGCTCCGCAGAGATCCGTACCTAGCTCCTGGTTGATGTTGTCAGGCAGCCCTGATATAGTCTTTCTGCGTTTGACCTTCTTGGGCCGGCGGGGCACGGTGTCAGTGTTAATGAGGGAGCGCCGGATGCTCGCCTGGCGGTCAAACACTGCCCCTGGAGGCCGGGAGGGCGAGAGCAAAGGCAGGCAAGACACACAGGCAAACAGCACTCGGTTAGTCAGAAGGAACAAACTCGACGACATGCAGAGGGTTTCagggtttttaaaaagctcaacaTGCAACATTAACAGGTCAGGAAGTGAGAGTAAGTTCAAACATTAAAGTATttgttatgttgttttattcttattaacTAATATCAAAATGAGACTTAAATCTAACCAGAACTTCTGAACTGTCTTAGTATTTTGCAGAGACCAAATATACACAATAATGCCAGTACATTAAATGCATtgtaattattcatttaatctACAACTATTACATATTTATAAGCAATTTAGAATCATGTAGCAgcttcagattattttaaaaataaactttaaaagctGCAAAGAGTTCTTAAGGATGTTTGATGAAGAGAAATTATCCCAAAAATTGAAGTTTAACATCTAAATTTGAGtgaatacaattaaaaaatattggcaTCATGCAATAATTGCAAAGTTCTTTACAACAAAATGGTTTGGCAATTggttaatgtttatttctttaaatatgagCAACTAAGGTagataaaggtaaaaaaaaaaaaaacatgcacatggCAGATACAGCATGACATGAAGTGTGCACATTCACACAGACAGTGCTTCATGCCCCTCTCACTCTGTCTAGTTTCCCTTCAGGAAGACTGAAATGTCAGAGTAAACTCCCTTTCTTTGTGCTGTGTGGCTAGCTGGTGACAAGCTGCGGAGCGTCGGGGAAGCAGGATTTGATAGGAGGCCAGATAGTGTCTCTCAGGCTTCTCCTCAAAGTGACAGTAAAGTCTCTGATCTCTCCACGAGTCTGCATGTGCGCTTTGGAAGTTCTCTCGATGACCTGAAGTGACAGCAGCTGAAGTCAATACTAAATGAGTGGAGTAAGACCAGATTAGGCTCTGATTAGTGTCTGCAGGAGCAGCTGTAGGTAAATAACGAATAGTGGAAGAATACAAATAATAAGAATGCttccatttatgttttaaacaccaaatcttGCTAAATGAGATGTTTCTATTGGATAGCAGTGAAATACAAATGACATGCTAACAGGGTTATGTCGACATGTTTTGCTGTGTGTCCATGTGTCAAAAACAATGGGGATCTGACAAAGTCAGCAAGAATCGTCGACCTCTGGATAAGCTGTCAAcagattttcacacacaaacactcactcACACATGCATAGAGGAAAGGTGAAGGTCAAACCCATTCAGATAGGATGGAATAGGAGA contains:
- the nhsl1 gene encoding NHS-like protein 1 isoform X1, with protein sequence MPFHQRTIEPRRVSRLSARDGWKPREGSGRRKLRRPVLYSSLDEVGCHTLTSLIQQLSDLSRHASDIFLGIEMEAGMVFRRSCRIQGRLHNLQNEVLKLDPKKVKIPVSNLDEESKWTVHYTAPWHQQENVFLPGSRPPCVEDLHRQAKVNLKTALRECDKLRKDGFRSSQYYSQGPTFSDPKQSTSSLQDDEDDENDRKSTASSVEDDKSQLSVRSPTPQGGSEVGEASEVDGQVVWNKAPPLPTPEEKMRQAAQAVPTDVVPINITGAVFDRQASIRRSLINTDTVPRRPKKVKRRKTISGLPDNINQELAAKGRGGELRPQSMFIPGQYSTLGRVGSVNSTLRHSETRDSSCQTEEVKIVPPSMRRIRAQRGQGIAAQMAGISASSSTGSISISSSDSSGVVMMPHLFNGDPSRFHSLPRQGARVSLSADPIYSSTPKKAEDQPQRQIGKLQVDDTVVHMRNTPRMNSLPRPKSQEVRGTHPAEWGGSTACVVSPHAAYSTSYIPNATLSSSTEVISLKSSSQSVSAYPMSRALSQASSTNTDHLMSSPTAFSHSPSLTTSTRMHTPQDICLTPTRPASESGHSDSSIHSHSTLAPTPPSFLPEENWIYDTPENVMTPHRTLTSSCSTPINQLYSSLEHSSRTTTDSSSLYSQDNDGYYTSMHLDSGLRSRSHGSGHGATAGRASRHSMYECREMVGEEDSGSLYSDRSLSRSISLRKSRKPPPPPTRTDSLRRKPATKKPLGGVAAISGANIPNGSMLSETLIASLQQSLQMGLREGKGKGASPSSPSHSPSSDYDDPWVMRSRSQSSISAGSSAASLAASANGAGMPSVYSLCHVTPTPSDTSSLRSDYAESWGYYSDYPRSQVDQRVQTPPGHAADRVTAGSHPGKFRKAGQTQGAPSQEVEVSAKSKPSNSSPDRVHRLTSPSSGYSSQSNTPTAGTPVPAFVRSMSPSGGKPRPKVPERKSSLLSSVSVSSSSTSLSSNTSDSLKCSGPLPPLPPLLFSSSAPTTPLNAPPPFPPPPSSTPPPPQDTSFPAHSTSPEFPPPPSPDMLIHTSSSFNGSLSPPPPPPLPAIGPPPPPPLPTFASVCTSPPKKTAKYPPMADLSNSPSDSPKPLITPFALQSVQLRSVRRPENEINSKSDNIETNLETILGLKHQDQELSYSQGHPTVLTSLTGSSEQDSLKAPPSPVSQLLEELSLDCSFTDETPDGAPINGETDEQSYRMLNGEENQERSSPIKQKPPAVAKKPKVSLILPFSTGEHVQPQLLHATPLTQADDQVDAPHRQIEEEVIEQSEEQEEDTQESFELSGRGETSPDQDDSYCTNEDRSDDLELANGEVHEEEEEEDGMSSTTGSISSKDDDIGEVFEPSTAESSPPPSANGASEKNMVTPTPTATRPRTTEDLFAVIHRSKRKVLGRRESEEDKSLTGSQPQSPPSTPTSLSPGTVSPLPRQAGSIQRNLRKTSTSSDSFKALLLKKGSRSETSFRMSAAEMLRSTDPRFQRTRSDGSLDPALGSPTSPITPNSPSNSPSRGKRASELEWGRYEGLSSPTSSPYSMGISKFGRSRTPPSAASSKYNARNRILSSPMTVICEREGELAESENGETAEDLSDPAVRTLPVLTDSNGT